The DNA sequence cagccagaggtggaaagttcaggtccagaaagtataaatccagaccaaggttttgtttcaaccaaccagttacgtactctgtaaatgtgactctttatgctcaactggttggctgaaagaaaaccttggtctggattcgtACTTTTTTTCCACTTCTAGCACCGGCGCAGGCTACCTCTGCCCAGCTGATCGCGCGCCGGGAAGCGGCTTCTCGCGCCGGTTCCGCTTAAAGAGACTATCACGTCACGTGCCGCCGTCATTCACAGGATAGCGGTGACAGCGGGCGGCAGCGCAGGGGGAGCAGCGTCTCAGTACGGCCGCAGATTATACTTCCCCACAGCTACATCGCCGAGACGCCCTCGAAGCCACCGCGACCCTTTACATAATGTAAGTTGCATCTGGAAGTCATTCGCTGTTTACCGCGAGACAAACGCCGCTGGGAGTCAACAAGCGCACCGCGCCGCCTGTACTCGAGCTTTTACCGGCTCAAACGAACCGTTTTATGTTAAATAATTTGTTGCCATCTTCAGGAAGTCCTAGTTGCCCTAGTTGGTTCATATACAAAGGGGACTTGTTCATAAAATTAGCTAAGAAACGTTTCAGCTAGTGGGTAAGTTAGCAGGCGACCTTAGATTTCTTTAAGCAGATTCTGATACGGCTCACTTTTATTTTATGTCCTTTTTCACAGACAAAAAGATATTTATCTGTTCTGTTCAAGTTATCTCACTATCAAATAAGGCTGTCCATGGCTTAATGCCTAATAGGAAACAGTGAGTGAGTGTGGTTAACGGGGTGCAAAAACTGCAGATCTCTGTCTGATTATTTCATTACCTCGCGAAGTCAGCGtgagcccccacctcccccgaaaGAGCAAAAACTGCACCCCAGGGATAGACAAAAGTGCCCCCCAGCAAAAGTGCCCCCCTCTAGTCCTATAGTGGGTCCAGCACACATGGCCTTCATTGGGCAGCTATGCTTGTGCTGCTAGCTTTACACCCAGCTGATCTGGTTAATCCAAAACAAAACTGTGGATCAAAATGCAGTTTGATAATTCATTGTCTTGCAGTTACAGAGGGATGTAGCTCCTGTTTAGTGAAGAATGTAAGCTTTAAAGTTTGTTTTTGCCTGATCTAAATTATATTGCACTCATTGTCACGCCTTGCCTATGGTACTGAGGCATCTTGAATAAGGTATGTTTAACTTTTGTATACTATAAAACACCTATGTATGGCTAAAGGCTTGAGTGGCCAGATGAGGAAACCAGCCATATTGTTGCAAGATCTGTGCAGTGGCCCTGAGTCAGTTCCTGTTTGAAGTGTGACTTCTTCACCACAGCTTCAGAACATGGCTGTGCTGGCTGATTGCTGTCTGTACTGGTTGGAGACAGTTACTTCATTGGACAGTCAAGTTCAACAAGGGAGGAAGGGACATACTTGCTGACTTGGTGTGAACATAGTGGGGGGGAAATGATAATATGACTGCCTGTGCGTTCATCCAAGTGTACGGTGTTTGTGTTGGGGGCGGTGGTGTTATCTTGAATATCTTGTATTTTGTGATGAGTTTGGGGGCAGTGCAGCTCAGTGGGTTTGGACTCTGTGCCCATGGTTAGAATTCTGGGGCCAGTAGACTCATGCCACCATCGGGCTCATgcacaaggtccttaacccccactccagggacactgcacattggctgaccctgcactgtgaccccaaacttgctctcacctgtatttgtgtctgtgtgcctcatGGAGAGTGAGATAGGATAGACAAAAAGGAAATTTTTACTCATGGGGTTGGATAAAGTATcgctattctattctatgttTCGATACACCTTCAGCTACAGGATAACTATTTATGaggaattatttattatataatctAATTTCTAAATACGgaaattttgttttaaatagGCACAAAACATATTTCTAGATACACTGATTATTTTTTAACGATCAGTGCTTTGTTACTAAGAATTCATCTGGACCAGTGAGTGTACCTGTGTTTCAAGTAGAGCTGTCAAGATGGAatcacattaaaagtgaatgaaaataTCACAACAGCACAACTTACATTTTAAAGTAAGACATCCATGCGCTCAATAATGCACGGTTATTGCTGTCTTCTCTTTAGCTTCTTGGAGCAGCCTAGTTTTCATTGTCATCactttaagtaaaaaaaaatttacctTGATTTACTTTCTTCAATTCCTGTATCTCAAGATGATCACTTTTAAAATGAAGGCTAGGCCTACTGCTTTGGTACATCATCCTGTATAATATCATAATATGGCACAAAATAACCATATAATATTAATTAatgatgcacacacatgcaggatGTGAATGAATTCTATTGATGCCTTGTGTGTCATGACATATTATTCccgtaatcatcatcatcatcatcaattgTCTGCCATTTATGCCTTCCTTTTGCTTCATACTATACAGGATAGCCCTCATTTACATCCCGCACTGACGAGTCCTGGCCGCTAACAGCCTATGGGTGGTTTTGCCTCAGACCCCTCTTAGTGGGTACCTATCCCAGAAGTCTTGCTGATTTGGACATCCTCTGACCCAACTGCCTGGCGATAATGATTTGGCCCTTGTTATAATCACTTGCTTCATTACCGCTGTCTATTTCTTCTGCGTTCAATATGTCAACTATGAGTGCCCAAGATTATACAAATATTAATGTAGTTCAGTGGTTCTCAATTCTGGTCCTGGCGACCCCCTGCCAAAATGGGGAGGGCTCCAGAAACAGGATTGAGAACCATTGATATATTGGCAGCCCTAgcttgaagtagttttgctctTATTTATATTCCTCCCTGTCTTCAAGACAGACCGAAAATGGCTGTGAACGTCTACTCGACATCAGTGACCAGTGACAACCTGAGTCGCCATGACATGCTTGCTTGGATAAACGAGTCCCTGCAGATGAGCCACACAAAGATCGAGATGCTGTCCTCGGGTAAGAAAAAGCAATGTGAGCTGCCAATGTGGACCAAGTTCATGAGGCATCCGCTTTCCCGCTGGCTTGTCATGGTGAGATCCACCGTGGTGATTCCTTTCTGACCTGCCCAGACATTTCAGCCAATCACTGAATGAGCTCCTGTTATCATCTGTAAGAAGACTATGGCTCCTCTGTTGATTGGAGGCTTCCTTTGACTTGACTGGGCAGAAAGTCTGTTGGAGATCCCAGTGGGTTTGGGTGGCTGTTTCAACAGAAAGGCTGTTCTGAGGCTTTGTTAGTGTGTTTTAGAGTAATATTGAAGTTATTGCTCATTAAAGTGAACTGGTGTGTGCATTTAGGAATACCATAGCTTAAGAGGGTACTATAGGAAACCAATTTGAGAAAATCGGGTCATAGTTGATAAAAATATTTAGTGCAAGGTGATGCACATCCCAGATTCAGTACTGTACATGGCTATATTAGTTGTTGTTCATGCAGGTAATTGATGTGTGTACGGTTCTTTCCCCAGGTGCCGCTTACTGCCAGTTTATGGACATGCTGTTCCCAGGTAGTGTGCCTATGAAGAAAGTCAAATTTCAGGCCAAACTGGAGCATGAATTTATTCACAACTTCAAAATTCTGCAAGCCAGCTTTAAGAAAATGGGTGTTGACAAGGTTGGTACATTGGAATTTCGGTGTTGGTTTTCCCatactattttttttcttctttgttaCGTCTGTTACCATATGAATAGTAGTGTGGTTCGTAGCCCAGAAGGTGATGAATGAATTTTGTTCTCTGGTCCCTCTTCAAGATTATCCCTGTTGACAAGTTGGTAAAGGGCAAGTTCCAGGACAACTTTGAGTTTGTACAGTGGTTCAAGAAGTTCTTTGATGCCAACTACGATGGGAGAGAATATGATCCAGTGGAAGCCCGCCAGGGCCAGGAAAGTGCGCCCCAGAGCTCAGCGTCACCTGCCCCCGCCAAGCCCCGGAAGGCTGTCAGTGCGGGTGAGGCAAGGGGCCGCCTGTGTGTACACGTTACCCAGGAAAAGCGCCATCGAGCTGCTCTTGCTGTCTGTATGGCAGACACCGTTACCTAGCAGGGACAAGCTCCTCATGGCTGACTCCTGGTGAGCGTTTGCAGTGGTGGTTCCTGACACCTTGGGCAAAATCTGAGCCAACTGCTCAGATGTGCAGTTGTGCGGGACCCCCATGTGCCGCCACCCTAGGCAGCTGcccatggtgcccccccccccatcccgagCTTCTGAATCCCCACCTTTGTTAAGAGAAGCAGAGGAAGATTAACATTTTAGATGGGAGTTCATGTTGGGGattcctgcctgctccttc is a window from the Brienomyrus brachyistius isolate T26 chromosome 8, BBRACH_0.4, whole genome shotgun sequence genome containing:
- the LOC125747952 gene encoding microtubule-associated protein RP/EB family member 1-like isoform X2; this translates as MAVNVYSTSVTSDNLSRHDMLAWINESLQMSHTKIEMLSSGAAYCQFMDMLFPGSVPMKKVKFQAKLEHEFIHNFKILQASFKKMGVDKIIPVDKLVKGKFQDNFEFVQWFKKFFDANYDGREYDPVEARQGQESAPQSSASPAPAKPRKAVSAEERISPAAMTKPAARIAPQRAAVAAKVSPKTLLVNPARRPGAPGGEEEKNELLQKISMLSSTIQDMEKERDFYFGKLRNIELICQEKEGESDPTLQRIVDILYATDSM
- the LOC125747952 gene encoding microtubule-associated protein RP/EB family member 1-like isoform X1; this encodes MAVNVYSTSVTSDNLSRHDMLAWINESLQMSHTKIEMLSSGAAYCQFMDMLFPGSVPMKKVKFQAKLEHEFIHNFKILQASFKKMGVDKIIPVDKLVKGKFQDNFEFVQWFKKFFDANYDGREYDPVEARQGQESAPQSSASPAPAKPRKAVSAEERISPAAMTKPAARIAPQRAAVAAKVSPKTLLVNPARRPGAPGGEEEKNELLQKISMLSSTIQDMEKERDFYFGKLRNIELICQEKEGESDPTLQRIVDILYATDDGFVIPDVEAGEPEEF
- the LOC125747952 gene encoding microtubule-associated protein RP/EB family member 1-like isoform X3; translated protein: MAVNVYSTSVTSDNLSRHDMLAWINESLQMSHTKIEMLSSGAAYCQFMDMLFPGSVPMKKVKFQAKLEHEFIHNFKILQASFKKMGVDKIIPVDKLVKGKFQDNFEFVQWFKKFFDANYDGREYDPVEARQGQESAPQSSASPAPAKPRKAVSAAPQRAAVAAKVSPKTLLVNPARRPGAPGGEEEKNELLQKISMLSSTIQDMEKERDFYFGKLRNIELICQEKEGESDPTLQRIVDILYATDDGFVIPDVEAGEPEEF